A window from Luteibacter flocculans encodes these proteins:
- a CDS encoding 5'-nucleotidase, translated as MNSPEDNPPNAHADASVRDNRLVVAISSRALFDMGDSHELFERDGLDAYRAYQIEHEDDLLQPGVAFPLVQKLLGLNALSGDLPAVEVILLSRNSGDTGLRIFNAIQHYGLGISRAAFTSGAPTSDYIGPFKADLFLSANAEDVGRALRAGVAAATILPSTAPQRSSEQLRIAFDGDAVIFGDEGERVSREEGLDAFHRNESERWAEPLSGGPFRGFLAALHRLQAAFPAETSPIRTALVTARSAPAHKRVILTLRRWGVRIDEALFLGGRDKGPFLDAFGADIFFDDSPANVESARRHVATGHVPHGVSNL; from the coding sequence ATGAACTCGCCCGAAGACAATCCGCCCAATGCCCACGCCGATGCGTCGGTACGCGACAACCGCCTGGTGGTCGCCATCTCGTCGCGGGCGCTGTTCGACATGGGCGACAGCCACGAGCTGTTCGAGCGCGACGGCCTCGATGCCTACCGCGCCTATCAGATCGAACACGAAGACGATTTGCTGCAGCCCGGCGTGGCCTTTCCGCTGGTGCAGAAGCTGTTGGGCTTGAACGCGTTGTCGGGTGACCTGCCGGCCGTGGAGGTGATCCTGCTTTCGCGCAATTCCGGCGACACCGGGCTGCGCATCTTCAATGCCATCCAGCACTACGGGTTGGGCATTTCGCGAGCCGCATTCACCAGCGGCGCGCCGACGTCGGATTACATCGGGCCGTTCAAGGCCGATCTGTTCCTTTCGGCCAACGCCGAGGACGTTGGCCGCGCGTTGCGCGCGGGTGTGGCGGCGGCCACCATCCTGCCATCGACCGCGCCCCAACGGTCCAGCGAACAGCTCCGTATCGCCTTCGACGGCGACGCCGTCATCTTCGGCGACGAAGGCGAGCGCGTGTCGCGAGAAGAGGGTCTCGATGCTTTCCATCGCAATGAGTCGGAGCGCTGGGCAGAGCCCCTGTCGGGCGGCCCGTTCCGGGGTTTTCTTGCGGCGTTGCATCGTCTCCAGGCGGCTTTTCCCGCGGAAACCTCGCCCATTCGCACGGCGCTGGTCACGGCGCGCTCGGCACCGGCGCACAAGCGTGTGATTCTTACGCTGCGTCGCTGGGGTGTGCGCATCGACGAGGCACTGTTCCTCGGCGGGCGCGACAAGGGGCCGTTCCTGGATGCCTTCGGCGCGGACATCTTCTTCGACGATTCTCCGGCGAACGTGGAGTCCGCGCGTCGCCATGTGGCGACCGGGCACGTACCGCACGGCGTGTCGAACCTGTAG
- a CDS encoding NAD kinase has protein sequence MRLAFVASETDVAQRARATLVKRYRGVGPGDADIIVSLGGDGFMLRTLHAHRTLGVPFYGMKLGRLGFLMNHHDVDHLPERIEKAHPAVLHPLEMHTTCCDGVEHRALAFNEVALLRQSNQAAHLRVSLNGEVKLDELVCDGILVSTPAGSTAYNLSAHGPILPLDANVLALTPISPFRPRRWRGAILPHATRVGFDTKDPNKRPISATADFHEVRDVRSVEVKQSRRHAVRLLFDPEHNLQQRILDEQFAP, from the coding sequence ATGCGCCTAGCCTTCGTTGCCAGCGAAACCGATGTGGCCCAGCGGGCCCGCGCCACCCTCGTCAAGCGCTATCGGGGGGTGGGGCCTGGCGATGCCGACATCATCGTGTCTCTCGGTGGCGACGGCTTCATGCTGCGTACGCTGCATGCCCATCGGACCCTCGGCGTGCCGTTCTACGGCATGAAGCTCGGCCGGCTCGGCTTCCTCATGAACCATCACGACGTCGACCACCTTCCCGAGCGTATCGAGAAGGCGCATCCGGCGGTGCTGCATCCGTTGGAAATGCACACGACGTGCTGCGATGGCGTGGAGCACCGCGCGCTCGCCTTCAACGAAGTGGCGCTGTTGCGACAGAGCAACCAGGCGGCGCATCTGCGCGTCAGCCTGAACGGCGAGGTGAAGCTGGACGAGCTGGTTTGCGACGGGATTCTCGTGTCCACGCCCGCGGGCTCCACGGCGTACAACCTTTCCGCGCATGGCCCGATCCTGCCGCTCGACGCGAACGTGCTGGCCTTGACGCCGATCAGCCCTTTCCGGCCGCGTCGCTGGCGGGGTGCGATCCTGCCGCACGCGACGCGCGTGGGCTTCGATACGAAAGATCCGAACAAGCGTCCGATCAGCGCCACCGCCGATTTCCACGAAGTACGCGACGTGCGCTCGGTGGAGGTCAAGCAGTCGCGGCGGCATGCGGTGCGCCTGCTGTTCGATCCGGAACACAACCTGCAGCAGCGCATTCTCGACGAGCAGTTCGCGCCCTAG
- a CDS encoding NAD-glutamate dehydrogenase: protein MNAIRSAENGSFQAVVFDELKKLDYPAERLNEAHFFIQAFFERIAPADHALHAPDRWAALIADLLAFARERVPGKAKVRVYNPGVSGSRAVVEVVTDDMPFLVDTVSMVAAAHADIHATIHPVVPVLRSATGVLESMGSGSATESIMRFEIDRLDDTELDTLKANVETALADVREAVTDWRAMRDKMLDVAGDLGKRSLPYTAEEVREASEFLRWVADDHFTFMGYREYEVAADAGDQVLKTVEGSGLGILRTAERSLAPRSLRTLVASELPRSGSTDAIILTKTNARSPIHRAGYMDYVGVLKFDGNGRPVAEQRFLGLFSSNAYMAHPQHVPLVREKCEAVMTRSGLKRDSHSGKALRHILDTLPREELFQCSTDELSVLATGLLELAQRTRTRLFIRRDSYGRFFSCLVYIPRDRFNTNVRERVESVLREAFHGEHVDSAVLMGEAALVRLHVVVRPRIGDHPVYDAAAIESQIVAIARNWYDDLRDRLIEVAGEQQGIILANRYGKALPAGYVDEVSPQVAAADVRALAGLDGPDAISMSFYHPPHRPEELRFKVYRSGSDIALSEVLPQLENLGLRVLTEHMYEVKIGDGSLFVQDFEVQPVGRLAFEVEQVGSLFEDAFEQIWRGNAENDGFNRLVLGAKLGWRQVAVLRSYCKYLLQTGVAFSQAYMEDALNHYPAIAGLIIELFNARFDPRRESLDGDERARAESLLSHEMHTLMDTETLAAHPGLIGNLVAALSRPREEQVAAVEEAINALLDNVSSLDEDRILRSFIALVHATLRTSYFQAWDGTFRPYISFKFDSHRVPDLAKPVPFREIFVYAPRVEGIHLRFGSVARGGLRWSDRREDFRTEVLGLVKAQMVKNTVIVPVGSKGGFFVKRPPVGGDRDAQLAEGIACYRMFINGLLDITDNLVEGKVVPPHDVVRHDQDDPYLVVAADKGTATFSDIANAISTEHGFWLDDAFASGGSNGYDHKGMGITAKGAWESVKRHFRALGRDCQTQDFTVVGVGDMSGDVFGNGMLLSEHIRLLAAFDHRHIFLDPNPDAAKSFAERQRMFALPRSSWDDYDKSLISAGGGVYPRSAKSIPVSPEIRTALGIRAEVTHMAPSDLLSAILKAPVDLLWNGGIGTYVKATSETHADVGDRANNALRVNGNELRCKVVGEGGNLGMTQKGRIEAAQAGVLLNTDFIDNSAGVDTSDHEVNIKILLNDAVQRGELSFEGRNRQLAEMTDEVARLVLWDNYRQNQAITMMEHQSVRRLGSMAHFISTLEAEGLLDRQVESLPTSAELAERKQRGQGMTRPELSVLLSYDKIRLFQQLLESDVPEDPYLSRELVRYFPVPLHEKYAEHMQRHRLKREIIATAVTNSTINRMGATFMMRMQEDTGHGPASIAKAYTAAREILDARDLWAEIEALDGQVAEDTQIDAILQIWSLLRHLTRWLLNRPGGSLDIAANVDRYASEVTVLRKALPDALTDTGRGDFAASQEKWEGLGVPNALAVRLARIPVLRSALDMVEVSKQSGKGVAMVATVFYELAEALDLDWLRGQIEALPVEGAWHAQARGSLLDELNAQHRALALQVLSVAGDRTDVSPVKAWLERDDATLKYTRAMLAEILTQNADYPIASVAVRRLAQLAQIPV, encoded by the coding sequence TTACCCCGCGGAGCGCCTCAATGAGGCGCACTTTTTTATCCAGGCCTTCTTCGAGCGGATCGCGCCCGCCGACCATGCCCTGCATGCGCCGGACCGCTGGGCCGCGCTGATCGCCGACCTGCTGGCCTTCGCTCGCGAGCGGGTCCCCGGCAAGGCGAAGGTCCGCGTCTACAACCCCGGCGTGTCCGGGTCGCGTGCCGTGGTGGAAGTCGTTACCGACGACATGCCCTTCCTCGTCGATACCGTCTCCATGGTCGCGGCCGCTCATGCGGACATCCACGCCACCATCCATCCGGTGGTGCCGGTGCTGCGTTCGGCGACCGGTGTGCTCGAGTCCATGGGCTCTGGTTCGGCGACCGAATCGATCATGCGCTTCGAGATCGACCGCCTCGACGACACCGAGCTCGACACGCTCAAGGCCAATGTGGAAACGGCCTTGGCGGACGTTCGCGAAGCCGTTACCGACTGGCGCGCCATGCGCGACAAGATGCTCGACGTGGCGGGCGACCTCGGCAAGCGCTCGCTGCCGTATACCGCGGAGGAAGTGCGCGAAGCCAGCGAGTTCCTGCGCTGGGTGGCCGACGACCATTTCACCTTCATGGGTTACCGCGAATACGAAGTGGCGGCCGACGCGGGCGACCAGGTGCTGAAGACCGTGGAAGGCTCGGGCCTGGGCATCCTGCGTACGGCAGAGCGCTCGCTGGCGCCGCGCTCGCTGCGCACGCTGGTGGCAAGCGAACTGCCGCGCTCGGGTTCCACCGACGCCATCATCCTGACCAAGACCAATGCCCGTTCGCCGATCCACCGCGCGGGCTACATGGATTACGTGGGCGTTCTCAAGTTCGACGGTAACGGCCGTCCTGTCGCCGAGCAGCGCTTCCTTGGCCTGTTCTCCTCCAATGCGTACATGGCGCATCCGCAGCACGTGCCGCTCGTGCGCGAAAAGTGCGAAGCCGTGATGACCCGCTCGGGGCTCAAGCGCGACTCGCACTCGGGCAAGGCGCTACGCCACATCCTCGACACGCTGCCGCGCGAAGAGCTGTTCCAGTGCAGCACCGATGAACTCTCCGTCCTGGCGACGGGCCTGCTTGAACTGGCCCAGCGCACGCGCACGCGTCTGTTCATCCGTCGTGACAGTTACGGCCGGTTCTTCTCCTGCCTGGTCTACATTCCGCGCGATCGTTTCAACACCAATGTGCGCGAGCGCGTGGAAAGCGTGCTGCGCGAGGCCTTCCACGGCGAGCACGTGGATTCCGCCGTGCTGATGGGCGAGGCCGCCCTGGTGCGTCTGCATGTGGTGGTGCGCCCGCGCATCGGCGATCACCCGGTCTACGACGCGGCGGCCATCGAAAGCCAGATCGTCGCCATTGCACGCAACTGGTACGACGACCTGCGCGATCGCCTCATCGAAGTGGCCGGCGAACAGCAGGGCATCATTCTCGCCAACCGTTATGGCAAGGCACTGCCGGCCGGCTACGTGGACGAAGTCTCGCCGCAGGTAGCCGCCGCGGACGTGCGCGCGCTCGCGGGCCTCGACGGTCCCGATGCCATCAGCATGTCGTTCTACCATCCGCCGCACCGGCCGGAAGAACTCCGCTTCAAGGTCTACCGCTCGGGCTCGGACATCGCGCTGTCGGAAGTCCTTCCGCAGCTTGAAAACCTTGGTCTGCGCGTGCTCACCGAGCACATGTACGAGGTGAAGATCGGCGATGGTTCGCTGTTCGTGCAGGATTTCGAAGTGCAGCCGGTCGGTCGCCTCGCCTTCGAGGTGGAGCAGGTCGGTTCGCTCTTCGAAGATGCGTTCGAGCAGATCTGGCGTGGCAATGCGGAGAACGACGGTTTCAATCGCCTCGTGCTCGGCGCGAAGCTCGGCTGGCGCCAGGTCGCCGTGCTGCGCAGCTACTGCAAGTACCTGTTGCAGACGGGCGTGGCGTTCTCCCAGGCGTACATGGAAGACGCGCTCAATCATTACCCGGCGATCGCCGGCCTCATCATCGAGTTGTTCAACGCGCGCTTCGATCCCCGCCGCGAGAGCCTCGACGGCGACGAACGCGCACGCGCCGAAAGCCTGCTCTCGCACGAGATGCACACGCTGATGGACACGGAGACGCTGGCCGCGCATCCGGGCCTCATCGGCAACCTCGTCGCTGCGCTCAGCCGCCCGCGCGAGGAACAGGTCGCCGCGGTGGAAGAGGCGATCAACGCACTGCTGGATAACGTCTCAAGCCTCGACGAAGACCGAATCCTGCGCAGCTTCATCGCGCTGGTGCATGCCACGCTCCGCACGAGCTACTTCCAGGCCTGGGACGGTACATTCCGCCCGTACATCAGCTTCAAGTTCGATTCGCACCGCGTGCCCGACCTCGCCAAGCCGGTGCCGTTCCGCGAGATCTTCGTGTACGCGCCGCGCGTGGAAGGTATCCACCTGCGCTTCGGCTCGGTCGCGCGTGGTGGCCTGCGCTGGTCCGATCGCCGCGAAGATTTCCGCACCGAAGTGCTGGGCCTGGTGAAGGCGCAGATGGTGAAGAACACGGTGATCGTGCCGGTCGGCTCCAAGGGCGGCTTCTTCGTGAAGCGTCCGCCGGTCGGTGGCGATCGCGACGCGCAGCTTGCCGAGGGCATCGCCTGCTATCGCATGTTCATCAACGGCCTGCTCGACATCACCGACAACCTCGTCGAGGGCAAGGTCGTGCCGCCGCACGACGTGGTGCGCCACGACCAGGACGATCCGTACCTCGTGGTGGCGGCCGATAAGGGCACGGCCACGTTCTCCGACATCGCCAACGCCATTTCGACCGAGCATGGCTTCTGGCTGGACGACGCCTTCGCCTCGGGCGGTTCCAACGGCTACGACCACAAGGGCATGGGCATCACGGCCAAGGGTGCGTGGGAGTCGGTCAAGCGGCACTTCCGCGCGCTGGGTCGCGATTGCCAGACCCAGGATTTCACCGTGGTCGGCGTGGGCGACATGTCGGGTGACGTGTTCGGCAACGGCATGCTGCTCTCCGAGCATATTCGCCTCCTGGCTGCGTTCGATCACCGCCACATCTTCCTCGATCCGAACCCGGACGCCGCGAAGTCGTTCGCGGAACGCCAGCGCATGTTCGCGCTGCCGCGTTCGTCGTGGGACGACTACGACAAGTCGCTGATCTCCGCCGGTGGCGGCGTGTATCCGCGCAGCGCCAAGTCGATCCCGGTGTCGCCCGAAATCCGCACCGCGCTCGGCATCCGTGCCGAGGTCACGCATATGGCGCCGTCCGATCTGCTCTCCGCGATCCTCAAGGCACCGGTCGATCTGCTCTGGAACGGCGGCATCGGTACCTACGTGAAGGCCACCAGCGAAACGCATGCCGACGTGGGCGATCGCGCCAACAACGCGCTGCGTGTCAATGGCAACGAGCTGCGCTGCAAGGTGGTGGGCGAGGGCGGCAACCTCGGCATGACCCAGAAGGGTCGCATCGAGGCCGCGCAGGCCGGCGTGCTGCTCAATACCGACTTCATCGACAACTCCGCAGGCGTGGACACCTCCGACCACGAGGTGAACATCAAGATCCTGCTCAACGACGCCGTGCAGCGTGGCGAGCTCAGCTTCGAGGGTCGCAACCGGCAGCTTGCCGAGATGACCGACGAAGTCGCGCGCCTCGTGCTGTGGGACAACTATCGCCAGAACCAGGCCATCACGATGATGGAGCACCAGTCGGTGCGTCGCCTCGGTTCGATGGCTCACTTCATCAGCACGCTTGAAGCCGAGGGCCTGCTCGATCGCCAGGTGGAATCGTTGCCCACCTCCGCCGAACTGGCCGAACGCAAACAGCGCGGGCAGGGCATGACCCGTCCCGAGCTGTCGGTGCTGCTGTCCTACGACAAGATCCGCCTGTTCCAGCAGTTGCTCGAATCGGACGTGCCGGAAGATCCGTACCTGTCGCGCGAACTGGTGCGCTACTTCCCCGTGCCGCTGCACGAGAAGTATGCCGAGCACATGCAGCGCCATCGCCTGAAGCGCGAAATCATCGCCACGGCGGTGACCAACTCGACGATCAATCGCATGGGCGCCACCTTCATGATGCGCATGCAGGAGGATACCGGCCACGGTCCTGCCTCCATTGCCAAGGCGTATACCGCGGCGCGCGAGATCCTCGACGCCCGCGACCTGTGGGCTGAGATCGAGGCGCTGGACGGCCAGGTGGCGGAGGACACGCAGATCGACGCGATCCTGCAGATCTGGTCGCTGCTGCGCCATCTCACCCGCTGGTTGCTCAACCGTCCGGGCGGCTCGCTGGACATCGCGGCGAACGTCGACCGTTATGCCAGCGAGGTCACCGTGCTGCGCAAGGCACTGCCGGATGCGCTCACGGATACGGGTCGTGGCGACTTCGCCGCCAGCCAGGAGAAGTGGGAAGGCCTGGGCGTGCCGAACGCGCTGGCTGTGCGCCTGGCGCGCATTCCGGTGCTGCGCTCGGCGCTGGACATGGTCGAAGTGTCCAAGCAGAGCGGCAAGGGCGTCGCCATGGTCGCCACCGTGTTCTACGAACTGGCCGAGGCGTTGGATCTCGACTGGCTGCGCGGGCAGATCGAAGCCTTGCCCGTCGAAGGCGCGTGGCATGCACAGGCGCGCGGGTCGTTGCTCGACGAACTCAATGCCCAGCATCGTGCGCTGGCGTTGCAGGTGCTCAGCGTGGCCGGCGATCGCACGGATGTCAGCCCGGTCAAGGCCTGGCTTGAGCGCGACGACGCCACGCTCAAGTACACCCGCGCCATGCTGGCGGAAATCCTCACCCAGAACGCGGACTATCCGATCGCCTCGGTCGCCGTCCGTCGCCTGGCCCAGCTCGCGCAGATCCCGGTGTAA